One window from the genome of Jeotgalibaca sp. MA1X17-3 encodes:
- a CDS encoding helix-turn-helix domain-containing protein has product MEKTKELDISPRLTVYLPPDIEKAVYNDFLTLSRYAVEEATKNVTLNTRYLNQQQLCEYFKCGVDVIREWKMKGLKSFTKGKEIMFDLKDVADFLDTQKN; this is encoded by the coding sequence ATGGAAAAAACAAAGGAGCTAGACATTTCACCACGCTTAACGGTGTATTTACCACCAGACATAGAAAAGGCCGTATATAACGATTTTTTGACCTTATCAAGGTATGCGGTAGAAGAAGCTACTAAGAATGTAACTCTTAATACAAGATATCTAAATCAGCAGCAGTTATGCGAGTACTTTAAATGTGGGGTAGATGTAATAAGAGAATGGAAAATGAAAGGGTTAAAGAGTTTTACAAAAGGAAAAGAAATAATGTTCGATTTGAAAGATGTTGCAGATTTTCTTGATACACAAAAAAACTAA